A single window of Aspergillus flavus chromosome 4, complete sequence DNA harbors:
- a CDS encoding putative 2-oxo-hepta-3-ene-1,7-dioic acid hydratase has product MQDAFGLDHPDYGFLLASTSVYEGTTLNLKQYIKPFVELEPAFILRGPLRGPNCTVADVINAVDYAIPAIEIIDSRVKNWAIDLPDTLADNGSTGSVILGGTPRRLTDLTLRDTRGTLRFNDREVMSGNTANILGNPLSATAWLFNRLAAYDIEFKPGQVIFPGSCLQAVPMEEAGHWTCTFEGWGTVEFDVV; this is encoded by the coding sequence ATGCAGGATGCGTTCGGACTTGATCATCCAGACTACGGGTTCCTGCTGGCCAGCACATCTGTCTATGAGGGGACAACTCTCAACCTGAAGCAGTATATTAAACCGTTCGTGGAGTTGGAACCAGCCTTCATTCTGCGTGGGCCTCTGCGCGGGCCTAATTGCACCGTCGCCGACGTTATAAATGCCGTTGACTATGCGATTCCCGCTATCGAAATTATTGATTCCCGTGTAAAGAACTGGGCAATCGACCTCCCAGATACCTTGGCTGATAACGGTTCAACCGGCTCTGTGATTCTGGGTGGTACGCCACGGAGGCTGACCGACCTAACCTTGCGCGACACCCGGGGCACATTGCGCTTTAATGATCGGGAGGTTATGTCGGGCAACACCGCGAACATCCTGGGAAACCCTCTTTCTGCTACGGCGTGGTTGTTTAACCGCCTGGCTGCATATGATATCGAGTTCAAGCCAGGCCAAGTTATTTTCCCTGGCAGTTGCTTACAGGCTGTCCCGATGGAGGAGGCGGGTCATTGGACATGCACGTTTGAGGGCTGGGGGACCGTCGAATTTGACGTGGTATAA
- a CDS encoding Zn(II)2Cys6 transcription factor, with the protein MATQVSIEPRKLRRTANACVACRQSKIKCSGKEPCANCQRRAIKCRFVEGSNKITVTESYLQRLRRQAKEQQSPTATKRSSDTAFGPVLDAENVPEEPVFPQQEEPPLPPKTIDHARSIWTSPFTLPSRTIKNTYKNKRNWIWLAPTSMWSFTARLSVMLTEKLQLESPYMTPSQLDKDIYPLQWKQAIAEGPPDISGLPSIDHALYLFNTVKFHLGVKYRFFDEDTFVAHIHEFYHGNAAEKANESRLWFVQFLLVLAFGNAFLLQSRNVKDPPGSKFFVRAMALMPDHASLWKDSLLASETLALAGLYLYSIDHRESAHVYVGQAIRIAQLEGLHTELPEEELGISTVTRCRNLWWTLYIMDRHLSSSLGLPMTTQDSDITTLIDPPSTCSERDVTLSLQVRLSHLLSSILTSIYKNEKTQLGTFLETTRSILHTMAGHAQEIESIIHMKVPSSVDTMPKGTRHITLLYHQCVIVATRPLLLSVLKERLDKLDQGEEDWQNFLAPTKTLISTGIKSAAKTLQILTDEDSLLEVFLPFDLEFTYAAAIHLAMASTLFPHAAEGQTYSEEVHAILDEMIYKGNKLAAVRKRELAHLESLFKELATQIERRGLQTLTLSSSPETEQPRPYDGEYQGGASTVQSEPIDLSLVGDPSASPDVLHHPASDIEFLDNIGISSYEFFTIVNQIGNTDNYSLLDPAQAW; encoded by the exons ATGGCGACGCAGGTCTCAATCGAACCCCGCAAGCTAAGGCGAACAGCAAACGC ATGTGTTGCTTGCCGTCAGAGCAAAATTAAGTGCTCTGGCAAAGAACCGTGCGCCAACTGCCAACGGCGTGCTATCAAATGCCGATTTGTGGAAGGAAGCAACAAGATCACAGTGACGGAAAG TTATCTACAGCGACTGCGACGCCAGGCGAAAGAACAACAGAGCCCAACCGCGACCAAACGTTCTTCTGACACAGCTTTTGGGCCGGTACTCGACGCCGAAAATGTGCCTGAAG AGCCGGTGTTCCCTCAACAGGAGGAACCACCTTTACCCCCGAAGACGATTGACCATGCGCGCAGCATTTGGACCAGCCCGTTTACTTTACCCTCTAGAACCATCAAGAATACGTATAAGAACAAACGGAACTGGA TTTGGCTAGCCCCTACATCAATGTGGTCGTTCACCGCGCGGCTTAGTGTGATGTTGACTGAGAAACTACAACTGGAATCTCCTTATATGACCCCAAGCCAGCTTGACAAAGATATATACCCGCTACAGTGGAAGCAGGCGATCGCCGAGGGCCCTCCTGATATCAGTGGCTTGCCCTCAATCGATCACGCACTTTATCTATTTAACACAGTTAAGTTTCACCTTGGAGTGAAATATCGCTTCTTTGATGAAGATACTTTCGTAGCACATATACACGAGTTCTATCACGGAAATGCCGCCGAGAAGGCAAATGAATCTCGCCTTTGGTTCGTCCAGTTCTTACTTGTTCTGGCATTTGGAAATGCCTTTCTCCTGCAATCCAGGAATGTAAAAGACCCGCCCGGCTCTAAGTTCTTTGTACGAGCGATGGCGCTAATGCCAGACCACGCATCTCTCTGGAAGGACAGTTTGTTGGCAAGTGAGACATTGGCGTTAGCTGGACTCTACTTATATTCTATTGATCATCGAGAATCAGCGCACGTATAT GTCGGCCAAGCGATACGAATAGCTCAATTAGAAGGCTTGCATACCGAACTTCCCGAAGAAGAACTGGGCATATCGACGGTCACTCGGTGTCGCAACCTCTGGTGGACCTTATATATCATGGATCGCCATCTCTCCTCATCACTAGGGCTACCGATGACGACGCAGGATAGTGACATTACTACTCTGATTGACCCACCCAGCACATGTTCGGAACGAGATGTTACTCTAAGTCTGCAGGTCAGGCTATCACATCTGTTATCTTCTATATTGACCT CCATTTACAAGAACGAGAAAACACAACTGGGGACCTTCTTGGAGACGACCAGATCTATCTTGCACACAATGGCTGGTCACGCGCAAGAAATCGAAAGCATCATTCACATGAAGGTTCCGAGTTCGGTAGATACAATGCCCAAAGGGACACGGCATATCACCTTGCTCTACCATCAG TGTGTTATCGTTGCAACACGACCTCTCCTCCTTTCTGTTCTCAAAGAAAGACTAGACAAACTGGACcagggagaggaagactgGCAAAACTTTTTGGCTCCTACAAAGACTCTAATTTCAACGGGAATCAAATCAGCTGCCAAAACGCTCCAAATTCTTACGGATGAAGACAGTCTCCTCG AGGTATTCCTTCCATTCGATCTGGAATTCACCTATGCAGCCGCTATCCATCTCGCAATGGCAAGCACACTTTTTCCGCACGCTGCTGAAGGCCAAACATACAGTGAGGAGGTACATGCCATTCTTGATGAGATGATATACAAGGGCAACAAGTTGGCCGCCGTTCGGAAACGCGAGCTCGCACATCTAGAATCACTGTTTAAAGAACTAGCGACACAGATCGAGCGACGTGGACTGCAGACTTTAACATTATCCAGTTCGCCAGAGACCGAGCAACCCAGGCCCTATGACGGGGAATACCAAGGAGGCGCATCAACGGTACAGTCTGAGCCAATCGACCTGTCTCTGGTTGGAGACCCGAGCGCCTCGCCTGATGTTCTTCATCACCCAGCCAGTGACATAGAGTTCCTTGACAATATTGGGATATCGTCATATGAGTTCTTCACAATCGTCAACCAGATTGGCAACACGGACAACTATAGTCTACTGGATCCGGCGCAAGCTTGGTGA
- a CDS encoding oligopeptide transporter, with translation MSGPMSVVNGSAVVSAESDSQSRLVMAPPARDAGDDTDPGALISSSYIDKNPEELPEKDAPAVVDAIRSLADSDDDSRVATEDEVCDLLHVVDKIPVRLWVACIAGILEGFVWYGATAPLQNYLQNAPGGEVPGALGLGQAAASNIVNALIIGSYIMPVPAAVLADSFLGRYKTMLYSAIIEAIGATILFATSLPVAIHGGAALAGVIAACVLLAVGSGAFKTTVVPFIADQYDETEFRIQTRNKGEKVVTSRELTITYIYNVFYWAINVVGFVADATPLLERYVGFWLAYLIPCCLMWLALIPVLLAAITLFEYHRPATSCHRLWLPCAVEFPGAFEWMLPSHTPNFNTVALLFPIHWLCYNQTFNNLISQAGQMVTYGIPNDMMKIAGAISGIIVAPIIQKGLYTCLTRRKVAFGPIARMTVGFIVLTLSMVYTTVVQKLIYQTGPCYEAPLACPGSHDSTVPNQISVSLQIPIYFGGALAEVFCLTTGTEYAYNHAPKSMKTLVQAIWLAMAGIGTCLALAFTPLTKDPHLVTMYAILAGLLGGATVLLWVLFRHLDKSKDVAG, from the exons ATGTCGGGCCCCATGTCCGTTGTGAACGGCTCTGCGGTAGTTTCCGCAGAGTCAGACTCCCAATCACGGTTGGTGATGGCTCCTCCTGCACGTGATGCGGGCGATGATACTGACCCTGGTGCCTTGATTTCTTCGTCGTATATAGATAAGAATCCAGAAGAGCTTCCTGAGAAAGATGCCCCCGCCGTTGTGGATGCCATTCGCTCCCTAGCCGACTCGGATGATGACAGTCGCGTGGCaaccgaagatgaagtctgcgatcttctccatgtTGTGGACAAGATCCCTGTCCGACTGTGGGTGGCATGCATCGCGGGTATCTTGGAAGGCTTTGTATGGTATGGGGCGACGGCCCCTCTGC AGAACTACCTGCAAAATGCCCCCGGCGGCGAGGTACCCGGCGCTTTGGGCCTCGGCCAGGCAGCTGCATCTAATATTGTGAACGCACTGATCATTGGGTCCTATATTATGCCAGTTCCAGCGGCTGTGCTCGCTGATAGTTTCTTGGGCCGATACAAGACCATGCTCTACTCTGCCAT CATTGAGGCCATCGGGGCAACAATTTTATTTGCGACGTCATTGCCCGTCGCTATTCATGGGGGAGCTGCTCTTGCAGGCGTGATTGCTGCCTGTGTGTTACTGGCTGTTGGATCAGGGGCATTCAAAACCACGGTGGTCCCGTTTATCG CCGACCAATATGATGAAACCGAGTTTCGAATCCAGACCAGGAACAAAGGAGAGAAGGTTGTCACCAGTCGTGAGCTAACCATTACGTATATCTACAATGTGTTCTACTG GGCTATTAACGTGGTGGGTTTCGTGGCCGATGCTACGCCGCTGTTGGAAAGATATGTTGGGTTCTGGCTCGCCTACTTGATACCGTGCTGTCTCATGTGGTTGGCCCTTATTCCAGTCCTTCTTGCCGCAATTACTTTG TTCGAGTATCACCGACCAGCAACATCATGCCACAGGTTGTGGCTGCCCTGCGCTGTGGAATTTCCGGGGGCTTTTGAATGGATGCTGCCAAGCCACACGCCCAACTTCAACACGGTCGC GCTGCTATTCCCCATCCACTGGCTATGCTATAACCAGACCTTCAACAATTTGATTTCCCAAGCTGGGCAGATGGTCACCTACGGTATTCCCAACGATATGATGAAAATCGCCGGGGCCATCTCCGGGATTATTGTGGCACCAATAATCCAAAAGGGATTGTACACTTGCCTAACAAGGCGAAAGGTGGCATTCGGACCGATTGCACGCATGACAGTCGGATTCATCGTCCTGACCCTCTCCATGGTCTATACCACCGTGGTTCAAAAGCTCATTTATCAGACAGGACCCTGTTACGAGGCACCGCTCGCGTGCCCGGGCTCGCACGACAGCACGGTGCCCAACCAGATATCTGTCTCTCTCCAGATCCCTATCTATTTTGGAGGTGCCCTGGCGGAAGTGTTTTGTCTTACCACGGGAACCGAGTATGCCTATAACCACGCCCCTAAGAGTATGAAGACCCTGGTGCAGGCGATCTGGCTGGCGATGGCTGGCATCGGGACGTGCCTCGCCCTGGCGTTTACCCCGTTGACCAAAGATCCACATCTGGTTACCATGTATGCTATTTTGGCGGGGCTTCTGGGTGGTGCGACCGTCTTGTTGTGGGTGCTGTTCCGCCATTTGGACAAATCCAAGGATGTCGCCGGGTGA
- a CDS encoding putative isoflavone reductase family protein CipA, giving the protein MYQIKNVAVAGATGNVGSKVLQALLGVARFKVTVLTRKEGHPFPKGVETRVVNYDSIDSLSEAVKGQDAVIDCTVSIDGDSHIHLMDAAAATGVYRFIPSEFSFDPTNKNRCSIPVFTGKCRAFEHIRQLAERGKITYTTISNGAFLDWNIKTGFMNIDLNKRTIALLNDGEVVIAWTTLDSVGKATAAALLNPRETENKALYIYSIQKSQREVADIAQEALGKDGWKITSVDMEKVFAKALDDFRTGHVSFQVIGDLIRYGNSRPDYGFPWRKDDNELLGVKALDDEEVKQLIQDIASQAV; this is encoded by the exons ATGTATCAGATCAAGAACGTCGCAGTGGCTGGT GCTACTGGCAATGTCGGGAGCAAAGTGTTACAAGCTCTACTCGGCGTGGCAAGATTCAAAGTCACGGTGCTGACTCGAAAGGAAGGACATCCTTTTCCAAAAGGAGTGGAGACGAGGGTGGTCAACTACGACTCGATAGACTCTCTATCCGAGGCTGTCAAGGGACAGGATGCGGTCATAGATTGCACTGTCAGCATAGACGGTGATTCCCATATCCACCTTATggatgctgctgccgctACCGGTGTCTATCGTTTCATTCCGTCTGAATTCAGTTTTGATCCTACCAACAAGAACAGATGTTCTATTCCAGTCTTCACTGGGAAGTGTAGAGCATTTGAACATATTCGCCAGCTGGCTGAACGGGGCAAGATTACGTATACGACAATTTCAAACGGTGCCTTCCTTGACTGGAACATAAAAACCGGATTTATGAACATCGACTTGAACAAGAGGACTATCGCTTTGTTGAACGACGGCGAGGTGGTTATTGCATGGACTACGCTGGACTCTGTGGGCAAAGCGACCGCCGCCGCTCTGCTTAACCCGCGTGAGACAGAGAACAAGGCGCTTTATATCTACAGTATCCAGAAAAGTCAGAGAGAGGTCGCAGACATAGCGCAAGAAGCTCTAGGCAAGGACGGCTGGAAAATAACCAGTGTTGACATGGAGAAGGTTTTTGCAAAGGCATTAGACGACTTTAGAACTGGACACGTTTCTTTCCAGGTTATTGGCGACCTCATCCGTTATGGTAATTCACGGCCTGATTACGGCTTTCCGTGGAGAAAGGACGACAACGAGCTGCTTGGTGTGAAGGCTCtggatgacgaggaagtgAAGCAGCTGATTCAGGACATTGCGTCTCAGGCTGTATAG
- a CDS encoding MFS transporter, with amino-acid sequence MQINRAIMALSTPDTEINSMTSSLEKQEGELPDWTTDPSNAQNWSLAKKLYNTSIPSLLCLLISFGLAIYSPSHAHVQEDFHISNTLSLLPFTLYVYGLAFGPMISAPLSETFGRRFVYIIMTPLALLFILGAGFAQNFATLAICRLLGGILCSAPLAVGAGTMMDVWSGPNTNRGVVVLMGVAFLGPALGSLVGGWIAEYKDFRWSQWTTLFLGAALWVYSMGAQETYAIPIRRRLAKKAGLTPPPKPIPDGLAGIKILMTVTLARPLYMLLTEPIVTLCSLYSSLNFSVLFCFLASVPLIYSTNYGFSPGQSGLAFIGIAVGCIIGAMALVIVDACTLSKHRARHPGEPAPPERMLVAAMMGSPLMPAALFWFAWTSQPGIHWISSIIAMGLFGCSNIMIFVSTMLYLTNVYGAKAGASALAANGLLRYGVGGSFPLFTIPMYNNLGFTWASSLLGFLAIAFAPLPWIFYRFGSKIRQSSAYTA; translated from the exons ATGCAGATCAACCGTGCCATCATGGCGTTAAGCACTCCCGATACAGAAATCAACAGCATGACTTCCTCTCTAGAAAAGCAGGAAGGAGAACTACCGGACTGGACAACGGATCCATCCAACGCCCAGAACTGGAGTTTGGCCAAAAAGTTATACAACACATCGATTCCGTCCCTTCTTTGTCTGCTTAT ATCCTTCGGCCTGGCCATCTATTCGCCATCCCACGCTCATGTGCAAGAGGACTTTCACATCAGTAATACCCTTTCGCTACTCCCATTCACCTTATATGTGTATGGCCTGGCTTTTGGTCCAATGATCTCCGCTCCGTTGAGTGAGACCTTTGGGCGCCGCTTCGTGTATATTATCATGACTCCATTAGCCCTGCTATTCATCCTAGGTGCTGGATTTGCCCAGAATTTCGCGACGCTTGCCATATGCCGCTTGTTGGGTGGCATCCTGTGCTCTGCACCTCTCGCCGTGGGCGCCGGGACCATGATGGATGTCTGGTCGGGCCCAAATACGAACCGCGGGGTGGTTGTGTTGATGGGGGTTGCTTTCCTGGGACCCGCTCTAGGCTCCCTCGTGGGCGGATGGATTGCCGAATACAAAGATTTTCGATGGTCTCAATGGACAACTTTGTTCCTCGGAGCGGCCCTATGGGTCTATTCGATGGGTGCCCAGGAGACGTACGCGATCCCTATACGCCGCCGCCTAGCTAAAAAGGCCGGACTGACTCCTCCTCCAAAGCCGATTCCTGATGGTCTAGCGGGAATCAAGATACTCATGACAGTCACACTGGCACGGCCTCTCTACATGCTGCTCACCGAGCCCATCGTCACCCTCTGCTCCCTTTACTCCTCGCTGAATTTCTCCGTGTTGTTTTGTTTCCTTGCCTCGGTGCCGCTGATATACAGCACCAATTATGGCTTCTCACCGGGTCAGTCTGGACTGGCTTTCATTGGCATTGCCGTGGGTTGTATTATCGGTGCTATGGCGTTGGTGATCGTCGACGCATGCACGTTGTCCAAGCACCGTGCCAGACATCCCGGGGAGCCAGCACCTCCCGAAAGAATGCTTGTGGCCGCGATGATGGGGAGCCCCCTGATGCCTGCGGCATTATTCTGGTTTGCCTGGACCTCACAGCCTGGGATTCATTGGATAAGCAGTATTATCGCCATGGGGCTCTTTGGCTGCTCGAACATTATGATCTTT GTCTCAACGATGCTATATCTTACGAACGTGTACGGAGCCAAGGCTGGGGCCTCGGCTCTGGCAGCAAACGGTCTGCTGCGATATGGTGTGGGCGGTTCTTTTCCCTTGTTCACCATCCCAA TGTACAACAATCTTGGTTTTACTTGGGCATCAAGCCTGCTCGGCTTCCTCGCTATCGCCTTTGCTCCTCTGCCTTGGATATTCTATCGGTTCGGAAGTAAGATCCGTCAATCCAGCGCTTACACGGCATGA
- a CDS encoding putative hexose carrier protein — MAPRTDTTMSSATSNLTWTIFMVMIFGSLSSAGFGFDQAWWSAIMSLDQFLRRFGSYDPAQEKWILSSRNQSIGTGMGYVGVILGVICGTPLNERFGRKMTLYIQSFAVAVGVIIESTCTTSYAQFVVGKAIVYFGGGIATNAIPTYQGECAPPSLRGLMAGTYNAFLMIGGFAAALIVYLCRHITTDWAWRVVVVAQIGIPFMGWISLPFLPESPHWLIRRGRLDEATKALRRLRGSGFPAEEEVVILQQILEEERALREATSWKDCFSNAVNLRRTIICVGAQVFQQAQGISFVANYQAVFLSQIGFREVLLMSVVVYVIGVVANLLSMFTADRSGRRSVMLGGAALLCACMMVIGGLTTRGTSHMSYSMQVATVVMLMLWFFCFQTTWGPLAWVITSEVPPTSVREKMVTLSGFSAYGVGLIIVFVNPYTQDAIGGSVAFIYGSLSVVAFLFTFFFVPELRQRSLEQIDEMFNEQLPTRSFASYVCNIPDEGRVEKQTETIEYVENLP, encoded by the coding sequence ATGGCACCTCGCACAGACACCACGATGTCTTCAGCCACGTCCAACCTCACCTGGACCATATTCATGGTCATGATATTTGGCTCTTTATCATCTGCTGGATTTGGATTCGACCAGGCCTGGTGGTCAGCTATCATGAGCTTGGACCAGTTCTTGCGTAGGTTTGGTTCATATGATCCGGCCCAGGAGAAATGGATTCTCTCCTCTAGAAATCAGTCTATTGGAACTGGTATGGGTTACGTTGGTGTTATTCTGGGCGTCATATGTGGCACACCGTTGAATGAACGGTTCGGACGCAAGATGACTCTTTACATCCAGTCCTTTGCGGTAGCAGTGGGTGTCATCATCGAGTCGACTTGCACCACAAGCTACGCTCAATTCGTTGTCGGCAAAGCAATTGTGTATTTTGGCGGCGGCATTGCCACCAACGCCATCCCCACATATCAAGGCGAGTGTGCCCCGCCATCGTTGCGAGGACTGATGGCCGGCACATACAACGCATTCCTTATGATTGGCGGCTTCGCAGCTGCACTCATCGTCTACTTGTGTCGTCATATCACCACCGACTGGGCCTGGCGAGTCGTTGTCGTGGCACAAATTGGTATTCCTTTCATGGGCTGGATCAGCCTACCCTTCCTGCCAGAGTCACCACACTGGCTGATCAGACGAGGCCGGTTGGATGAGGCAACTAAGGCCCTTCGCCGTCTCCGTGGCTCCGGGTTccccgccgaagaagaggtcgTAATACTCCAACAAATATTGGAAGAAGAGCGGGCATTGCGAGAGGCCACCAGCTGGAAGGATTGCTTCTCTAATGCGGTTAACCTTCGCAGGACAATCATATGTGTCGGTGCTCAGGTCTTCCAACAGGCTCAAGGGATTTCCTTCGTCGCGAACTACCAAGCTGTTTTCCTCTCCCAGATTGGGTTTCGCGAAGTGCTACTTATGTCTGTCGTTGTATATGTTATTGGCGTGGTAGCGAATCTGTTAAGCATGTTCACGGCCGATCGATCGGGGCGGCGCAGTGTCATGCTTGGTGGTGCAGCCCTTCTCTGTGCATGTATGATGGTCATCGGCGGGTTGACAACACGCGGCACGTCGCATATGTCATACTCTATGCAGGTAGCAACGGTTGTCATGTTGATGCTCTGGTTCTTCTGCTTCCAGACTACCTGGGGCCCTCTCGCCTGGGTCATTACTTCTGAGGTTCCGCCAACATCCGTGCGAGAGAAAATGGTTACGCTATCCGGCTTTTCCGCCTACGGTGTCGGCTTGATTATTGTATTTGTGAACCCGTACACACAAGACGCTATTGGTGGTAGCGTTGCCTTCATCTACGGGTCACTGTCGGTTGTCGCATTTCTATTCACGTTTTTCTTCGTACCTGAGCTGCGGCAACGAAGCTTGGAGCAGATTGACGAGATGTTCAATGAGCAATTGCCAACTCGCAGCTTTGCATCGTACGTCTGCAATATCCCTGACGAAGGGCGGGTTGAAAAGCAAACCGAAACGATTGAATATGTTGAGAACCTCCCTTGA